The region CTTTCAGCTGTTTTGGGCTCATTAATCACATCTGTAGATATGGACAAGTTTAGGTGAACTTTGTCTTTCCTGTAATCTCCTGACCTCACAAAGATCAACACACGTGccatatttaaaaacagtgttAAGTTTTCTTAATGTTCAGCCATACTGACACACTGTTATTTGATATTCCAATATAAATAGCTTCATgttaaaactgcaatggaatgTGTCACATACAGTAAGCGGATTTCAAGACTAAATATTCCtcaaattaatcaatttaaCAAACTTGGTTTATTTACTAATTTATGAATAATGAACTAATGATGCtctccaaaatataaaaaatctaGTGAAATGATACAtccatgagaaaaataaatatgaattccATCTTTAAAAcataggaaaaaagaaagacaatgaGTACAAGAAGGTGTTTAAAGATTTCCAAAAGAAACTTGTGCAGAGCACATTCCTGACCACagctcagacatttttttttcacagctcaGAACTGCTACAACTTGATATTTTCACACTctacatgtgattttaattctaCACCGCCACAGGCAACTAGAGAAGTTTGATGAATATTTCAACTTCGGCCCCGGACTGAGTAAATTCAGCCTCAGCTAAACTTATCAAAGCAAACTTTGAACCCCAGCATTCCTTTCTGGAGCTAGAGCTTAACAAAGACAGTCTGAGCCCCAGTAGACTTGCTCAGTCACAAAAAATGATAAGGAGCTATATTTTAATCATATCTGCATTGTGCAATTAATTACATGTACACTACAAGTGaagtattttttcctttctcgaACTTCGACAAGAACTTTAAAAGTTTGCcaggaagaagcagaagaatGTTTCAGTAGGAAGTTCTTTGCCTTTAGCATTAGCGCTGCTAACCACATAGACCAGAAAAAACCCTCATTGGattaaatcataaataatgACTTGGGTTGGCTTATTAGGGTCCATCTCAACTCAGGGGCTTCTTCATTCAAGGGCCGCATTTGAAGTCAATTAAGTCACAACGATGCGATGAATTTGGCTGTCTAAATTCAAAGACGCCTCCAAATTCGTTCTTCTTTTCCCCGAATTGAAACGACGGTTAAGGTGGATCATTCTCAGCTCACCCTATCCAGAGATTTGTTGCGGGGCGAAGGGGAAGAACActtgcatctttttcattaacATCTATAACAAACACAACCGATTTACTGACACAGACaccctatttttatttattttttctattcttgTTCCTTTTGCCTAAACTTACATGTACTAAATGAGAATCATTGAAGTGACTGCTGAAATAACtttgtcttcttgttttttgtcataACCTCATGTTCAAACTAAGCTAAGACGGCAGAAGTGGCTATAGAACAACCTTGGAACATGCAGTACCTTCTTAGGAACACTCCTGATCTCAAGGCACCAAGTGAGCAGGAAcagcagtgaaacattttcaggaaTGTGTGGTGGCACCTGTGCACCTTCaggagggaagaaaagaaaatctaagaaTGTAAAATGACACTTTGTAAAGaggatttattgtgaaaaatacacaaaatgatGTTCAATTTGttacaacatatttatataGGAGTTTGGCtgtctaaacaaaaaaaaataaactaccgTATTCTGATCTTACCTCTTTTCTTTGTATTGTGTTTAAGAGAGATCTGAACGCGATGGTTCTTCTGGTCCTGAAGGCCGAGTCTGTGGAGCAGATGGTCCACCTCTTCGGCCACATTTGGGCAAAACACGTCAAAAGAATCTCCAGGGTGATAGGTCATGGATGGGAAAGCCtagtgattaaataaaaatgtaacaaccTATGTTATATAATGTTGTCGTTACACCAAGTTATACACTGCAGTTTCAACACttggtaaaaatattaattaaaaggTCTTAGAATAAATTCATTTGTGGTACCATAATCTAATAGAAAAATTTAGACACCTCAAGCCGTTTGTTTAGCTGGGAAACCCCCACTGAATACCATCATATATTCATGTAAACCAGATCTTCATAAGTAAGAAAATGTCTGCAAGAGCCCTGGAACTGTGACAAACAAGCATGGGCAAGGACGCAATTCATCTTGGAAGAAAACCACAGTAAAGAAGATGgcaagagaggaaaagaaatatttccaaagcagaaaaaaacaagctttcTAATAAccatgagaaaaatgtatttcatatcATCCTGGTCTCAACAAATAGGTGGCGGCACTTAGCTGGTACATGAGTTTCTATGTGTGACGAAGGAAGGTGTCAAATCCCATCgctaatataaacacaaaagctataaatatctggacaaggtgagagttcatctattaaattgactgaagatgaatacataatcGAAAAGCTGGActacagacattttttatttgtgagcCTACctctttattattgaattgaatataatttcagattttagtataacttttcttcaggttaacttgaAAAGTGAGTTATTATTGTTacaagttaattttctaaactacagaaaggttattgttagggaagctcaaatgtgaaaaattggactgatgttaaTATGCGATAGTAACTCTGCtattatgttagatttaccaatgttttactgtatcatttctttatctgattactcaattaatcataagaataattGTTAGATTAGTCAATTactaaatattcatttacaacAGCCTCCTATCATgttgtaaatattaatttactaAACATGCTTTAGAAGGCATGCCACAACAAATCTTAATTTTTCTGACCATCGTATGCATAAATGTGCATAGTTAACTAAACTCTGCTTCAAATTCCTGTCTGAGGTGATGCAACAATTAAGTTTTTCAGTTCTTCATTCTCCAGGTGATTGTGAGGGAAAACACCTCACGCTCACTGCTGAGCACGGCATCGCGACCTCTTTGAAATAACAGgatgtttaaaatgcaaatgtggCCACCTCTAACAGAACATCATTGTTGATACTTATTTCACTCCAGTCATATGGAAATCTAGGATTTCCCTATTTATTGcagtgattgtttttgtaatattgtaGATGAAGAGTTTTAATAgagcatgaaaaacaaatatacttGAATATAGTATACAGAATGTACAGAATCAACCTTCTTTTATAACCAGCTGAGTCCCCAGACCTAAAACCTGTGGGGTGAACTTAAGAAAAGACACCATAAAAGATGGCCAAGTATAATCTGGGATGATGAGAGATGGCTCATTTATTCAATATGTGTGCTCAaattaaagtttggatttttccacagttttccGTTTGAGACTATGCAAATACaccaaaaaagttttttatttttagactttttaataCACCATCACAAGGGGAATCAATGGGGAGAGAGAACTACATAGTATATTGTGACGCTTACAGAAATATCCAGTTCCAGCAGAAGAGCTGTCTTCACCGAGTCTCCTTTACTCAGCTGAACCGCCTTAGAGATGGGCACCTCATTACAAGTCTCCTTGCTCAAACGTTCAACagcctgaaaaaagaaaacattcatggGGTGAAGGATAAGTATAGCAgatatgttttccttttccatCTCGAAAATTCATCACCTGCTCCACAGCGTCTGCTTCCTGTAAAGCAACGTCTAAGTATGGCGGAGGTAACGAAGGAACATTGAGAGAGGACTCAGACAGCGGCGGTAGGGAACTTGTCAGTGAGGCTGCCAAGGAAACCTGGGGGACTCCTTCACTACAGGCTTGTGTTTTTGGTGCTGATGAAGAGACAGTTGACGCTGAAGCTGGCCTGACATCAGAAATggccaaagaagaagaatattTAGAGTCTGGCTCACAAATCTGTTTATCGGCGATGCTCAAGAGGTTCAACTGGACGTCCGGTAAGGATGACTCAGGAATTTCTTTGGCAGAATCTTCCTTAAGTTGGACAGTTCTGTCAGAAGCCATCTTTGATAAGGTGTCTTTAATGGAATTCCACAGTCCTTTGAGCCAAGGGTCAATAACCAGCTCCAACCTTAGACACAACAAAATCGGCGAGATtctaaaacagcagcagaacacaGAAGAAAGAAGTGATAAAAGTTGGATGTTCGCTTACCCTACGCCGTCATCTGCGTACCCCGTCGGGTAGAACTGTTTGGCTCCGAGTTCCCGAAGACGACGTTCAATTGTCTTCCCGCAGTTGCAGAAATTTGCGTAATTTGTGTCTCCTAAAGCTGAGATAAACAGAGAACAGCTGATGAGGGactgaacagaaaacaatgtgaGGTTATATTTGCTTTATAAATCATGACAAAGCAGTTGACATATTTCTGATGGATAAGCTATAAAAAAGAATTCCTTAACACCCTTGCGTAAGAAATTACCTAAAAGTGCATATAAAAGGTGTTTATAGTGATCAGGGGAGAGGGTCCTTTTCTTGATGCGCTTCACAAACTGTAGGGCATTGTCTGGAGGCTCCCCATCTCCAGTGGTAGACACGACAAAGACTACCGGGGCACGCTCCTTCTCCAAGTTGTACTAGAAGTAAACATACTCTAAACTGGTTATCAGCATTTCTGCAAAGCATTTAGGTGATTTAGGGGAATCCTTATCTTGTTCCGAATGGTTTCTTGTGTGCGGGACTCATGCAGTACAAAAGTAATTCTGGTATATCGACAGATACCTTGTCGTTTTGGTTCAGGCAGCAGAGATCAGCAACCAGGCCGTGCTCCTCAGCCTCCTCGGCGATGCCCTCAGCTATGGACTGAGCCTGACCCTTCTGAGAGCCGTACAACACAACAAAGCGAGGCTTCACCTCAAGAGGCATGCTAGGAAAGCCAGAAAAAAAGAGGGCTTTTTtgcattaatataaatatactcTAATCTTTTTTCCCCACTCAAGAGTTACTGTCACCACATTGTGACAGTAGTCTCAGCTGCCACCTTTCTTTGGTCAGTCATATCACCTAGTTTGGCAGCAAAAATCTGCACATCATCTGTCAAAATAAACACTTAacgaacaaatcaaacaaaataacatgtaTTTATTATGAGTATTTTACGAATGGAGCACTTTGTAAAGAAAAGCATTACGGAgtaactttaaattataataaaaatacctGTTTACCATTGCTAAGATTTAAACAATATATTATCAGGGGAAGTCAAGAGTGTTTATAAATTTGACACTAATGTTACAAAAGgcaattcaaatgttttaaagaacaaGAGAGTAATTAAATACACTGAAAGAAATTAGAAATAGAATGTTGCCACATaacaatcacaaactttaatgaatgtgatttgggatttaatgtgaaaCACAAAGTATTGCACAATTAACATTTGGAAGGATAATGTTCACAAAATGCTTATAAATGTGTAACTGacaagtgtggcatgcatttgcattcTCTATTTATTATGTGCAACCAGATGCACTCAAAAGTTCCCTGATTAATAAAAAGAGTCCACGTGTTTATCATTTTATCTCAGCATAAATCAATGAGTCGTATGAAGGCTCCACAAAGTATTAAGGCAGTAATTTATGCATATTCACAGCATaagcagtattttaaaatgtatagtATAATGCATGGGCGAAAAGCAGTAAGACACAACCTTGCAATGAGTGTagctaaacaaaacatctgtTGATGGATGACAACAGATAAAATCTGATTATCTACTCGAAGTAGGAGTGTGTACCAGATGTATCCTCTTACCAACATACTTGGACAAATAACAGACAGACGGCCACAATAACACCTTCCAAGCTGGGTAAAACCTGCACAGTCTGACCGGAATCATATCAACAGCACACCGGAAATTACGTCCAACTTTCACGTTGACAGCTGTATTCATAACAGCACACGTGGGAGCGAAATGTGTAGTTTTGTCActtataaacaaaaagaaacggTCACCGGccactgtaaaaactaaaaataaaatacagcaagTTCAGAATAAAGTTCAGAAACTAAAGCACAGTTATCTGAACTCCGGTTCATCTCTTGCTGCAAACATTTGCTTCCGTTCGTACAAATGAAATACTATTTTACGGCACCGCATAACTTAGACAATATAGCTAATAGACATTTATTCTGTAGAACGGCCCTTACCTGTTAAGAATGGCTTTACAAATTCACCTCGTCAACACATTTCcattgactttatttttctgaattcaCGCGAGATCAGAGCGCCTGCTGAGCTTGAACGGGATCGGAATAAACCACGTTgtaaaaaagcacattttgctaATGTTTTTCTAAACGGTCGTCATGCCaatgttgtaaatatttttttttaatcaagcatAATAGTTCATTATTTTAGACAGAAGAGTAAACTGTACATTTATTAGACGATTTTTGAGCATTTATTAAGGCACATTTCTGAGTATTTGGTTCCGCCCTCCCCGCCCGTGGAGCCTTCCAGAAGTCGCCGGCAGAACCGTGCGGCTTGCAGTGTAGCAACACTCCAGTTTTCTAAGTACTGAGCGCACATAGCGACTCTTAAATCATCACTCAACATGTCCACGTTGGGCACACTGGCATTTGATGAATATGGCAGGCCTTTTATCATCATTAAAGACCAAGACAAGAAGACTCGGCTAACGGGAATTGACGCATTGAAGGTACAATGGGCTAGCTAGCAAAAAATTAGCATTATGGTTAACTAGAAGTGAATTTGatgttttcttattatttgAGTTAAGTACGAGAGGCGTTTAACCTTAAATGCATAGGTATGTCCTGAAAGCCCACCTGATTTGCATTAGTATCGTAACAGCACTTGAAAGATTTGTAAGCAGTCATGCTAACATGGAGGCCCATGTGCTCTCCGTAAGGCGTTGAGCCAGGGGTGTTGCTTCACAGAGCTCTACCCACAATAGTCAATGGCGATGTGCATCACCTCTATAACAAAGGTGATGCACACATTTGGTGGCAAATTATTAAGTGATAAAAGATGAAATTGTTGGCTAACttcaaatattgtgtttttatagtcTCACATCATGGCAGCCAAAGCAGTCGCTTCAACGCTGAAAACATCTTTGGGACCTAACGGTATGCAAGAACTATCCACTATGCTGTCATTTCGTTTTATAAGGGTCTTcgagtggcttttatttcaaaccTCTATTTGTCTTTATACAGTTAAGTGTATTAACATTCCTCTTTAACAATTATTAATTAGGTCTGGACAAAATGATGGTTGACAAGGATGGAGAGGTGACTGTCACTAACGATGGAGCCACTATTCTCAGCATGATGGATGTGGACCACCAGATTGCCAAGCTTATGGTGGAGCTGTCCAAGTCCCAAGATGATGAGATTGGTGATGGAACCACTGGAGTTGTCGGTATGTGATCTGGCGCAGATGTGATGGTGCTTCTGAATCCATTCTGCTataattattcatttacaaAATAGTCCTGtactcaaataaaaactgttcataTCAGGTAGGCCTGCTACTAACAGCTTTTTTTTGGAGTAATCCAATTAATGTTTCAATTAATTCAATCATTAATGTAAAGATATtgttcttaaaaaatatatatgtattttctCTCTACTTATCAGGCAATTTTTTGCATTAATTGGATCCAACAAAGTTCATTGTAAACACACAATTGATACTTTTCAAATGTCAAGGATGGTGGTTCTGAAGTGTTAATGAACAGTCAGAGTTCTGTGTGGAAGTCAATAGAACGAAGTTGTTTCTATTAAATCCTTTATTTAAGATGGGATGGGGAAAAGAAGTAGCATATCCCTGTAATGTACATGTCAactatgtgtttttgtcttgttcttATGGCGTTAGTGGccttcctttgtttttagcttGATAGGAAGAAGGTTTGTTAAGATGGGGAAAACATGCCGGAAATTACTCAGCTCAAGAATCGAACATGGGACTTTAGCCTCTAATTTTATATGGTAGATTTTAactaagacatttttattttgttttagtgctGGCCGGAGCACTGCTCGAGCAGGCCGAGCAGCTGGTGGACCGAGGGATCCACCCCATCAGGATCTCCGATGGTTACGACCAGGCTGCACGTATTGCTATAGAGACATTAGACAAAATGGCAGAAAGTTTTCCCTGTGACCCCAACAACACTGAACCTCTCATCCAGACTGCCATGACAACACTGGGATCAAAAGTGTAAGTCATAAGGTTTTTGGGTTCACAGTAACATTTGTGGGAGATCTTTTTATTTCCTAACTTCACATAATCAATCCCGTTAGTTATAttgaatgggttttttttcttgttttctagAATTAACCGGTGCCACAGACAGATGGCAGAGATCGCAGTGAATGCAATCCTCACTGTGGCTGACATGGGAAGGAAGGATGTAGACTTTGAGCTCATCAAGGTGGAAGGGAAAGTAGGAGGAAAGCTGGAGGACACACAGCTCATCAAGGGTGTGGTAGTTGACAAAGAGTTCAGCCACCCTCAGATGCCCAAGGTATAAATATGTATGAATAATATTGTGAGAGGATTCCTGTCTTTTTTGTTAATCATCTTTTAATTATCTGCTTCTAATTTTCCTCCAGCAAGatgaaatataaattatttgtaatttatttaatcagattaagaataaataaataggatGAAGATCAATTTGATTACCTGCATCTGATTTAGCTGTATCGTAACAAGGCAAatgtttccttccttttttataAGGCTCTAAATGATGCTAAAATCGCTATCTTGACCTGCCCGTTTGAGCCTCCAAAGCCAAAGACCAAGCATAAGTTGGATGTGACCTCAGTTGAGGACTACAAAGCCCTGCAGaagtatgaaaaagaaaagtttgaagaGATGATCCAGCAGGTAAACGCCCCAAATTACTGTCCTGCTTTAGATTGTTGCTAGAGCTGATTGTCGTAACGacttaaatgtttgattaaCTCACTTGGTAtaaacaatgtgtgtgtgtgtttattttaggtcaAGAGCACTGGTGCTAACTTGGCCATCTGCCAGTGGGGCTTTGATGACGAGGCGAACCACCTTCTGCTGCAAAACGAGCTGCCTGCCGTGCGCTGGGTCGGTGGGCCAGAGATTGAAGTAAGAAATGGTTAAAATTTGCCGAAAACCTTAAAGTCAAACTTTCCTGTACTCTTTCCACCTTGATTATCCCATTAAATCGAGTATATTACTTACTAATTACTCggtgtgttttatgttttttgtgcagttgATAGCGATAGCCACCGGGGGGCGGATTGTGCCGAGGTTCAGTGAGCTGACGCCAGAGAAGCTGGGCACCGCCGGCTTAGTGAAGGAAATCTCCTTTGGCACAACTAAGGACCACATGCTGGTGATCACAGAATGCAAAAACACCAGGGCCGTAACCATTTTCATCCGTGGTGGCAACAAAATGGTGAACACCTACCATCCCTCACCCTGTAAACTACGTATTTACCTTGGCGCATGTTGGTTTTAATCAGCTCTTTCATGTTTGATAATAGATCATCGAGGAAGCTAAGCGTGCGCTCCATGATGCTCTGTGTGTAATTCGCAATTTGGTCAGAGACAACCGTGTTGTTTACGGCGGCGGAGCGTCAGAGATTGCATGTGCTCTCGCTGTGAACCAGGCGGCGGATAAGGTACGACTTAGACAATTGATGTAAAAATCTTGATGTTGACACTTAGACCGTTTTGTACTTACATCGGTTTTCTTCAACAGTGCCCATCATTGGAACAGTATGCCATGAGGTCATTTGCTGATGCTCTAGAGGTCATCCCAATGGCGTTGGCTGAGAACAGCGGTCTCAGCCCCATCCAGACTATGACCGAGGTCAGAGCCAGACAAGTAAAGGACAACAACCCTTTCCTTGGCATCGACTGCTTGCACAAAAACACCAATGGTAAGGCGTTTGTGCTTTGTTCTTTGATCTGCATATTtgagaaacaaataatttttttttttggtctaccAACATGAATTAATTGAGAAAACCTTCAAGGCCTCATTTAGCTTAATTGGCTTTGTGTCCTCTTGCACAGACATGAAGCAGCAACATGTAATTGAGACCTTGATTGGCAAGAAGCAGCAGATTCTTTTGGCTACCCAGGTGGTTAAGATGATCCTAAAGATAGATGACATCCGAAACCCAGGAGAGAGCGAAGACTGAAGCTCCCCGACTGAAGGAAAGCAGCTCAAGTGTGCTCTGGAGGGGTTAAATGTGTGAGCTGTTTCAGAGGTCCTTGGCACTTCCTCGAGCTCCATGTCCACATCTCACTGCGTATTGCTATTTATCATTTGATACAACATGTCCAAGCTTTATTCGTTACAAAGTcaccaataaaacatttgactgATGAAATTTCCATGTGCTTCATTTTATTGACATTCAATTATTGCTTATACATTCAccatttacagattttaaatattgatattaAAAATCTGATCATTTCATTGAGTATATTTTGTCACTGTGTTTATAGTGTTTCTGTACTGCATTCAGTCTGTTTTTGGCATACATTCATGATTTAttggttaaaatatttttttcataagaaATACTTTCAtccagacattaaaaaaaatacatgtgtaTGATGTAATATCAACCACAAGATTACATAACCCACTAATCAATACCCATATTAATCTGATTATGTGTTTTAAGGCACTATTTTAGCaatttaaactgatttatttcacatatttagaTGTATTTATTGAGCCAGTTGAGCATATCCTTTCTGGCCTCCTCAATTTGGGGTTTATCAGCTGGATTGATGTCCTCTCTCTTGCGGTGGACAAAGCCATGGGTCTGTCCAGGAAATACTTTCAACTGGAAGTCTACTGTACATTTCCCTTTCAGATTTGCTTCCAGGGCACTGACCTAATGAGTGAAAGAACAAGTCTGTTTAAGCACACAAACTACAGTATACTACAATACAGTATATGTATTGCACAGTATATGTGCAATATCTcagaacatttttgcattttgtcacactgAAGTCTTAAACATTGAAGTGTTTCAGTAGAATTTTAGGtgataaagcaacacaaagcagtactttattttgaagggtaCTTTATAAATCTTTTCCAAAACAATGGCATTTCTCCTTTACTGCAATTTTTATACTTATACAGTCATTAATGGATGGTACATGGGT is a window of Xiphophorus maculatus strain JP 163 A chromosome 21, X_maculatus-5.0-male, whole genome shotgun sequence DNA encoding:
- the mtrr gene encoding methionine synthase reductase isoform X1, with amino-acid sequence MPLEVKPRFVVLYGSQKGQAQSIAEGIAEEAEEHGLVADLCCLNQNDKYNLEKERAPVVFVVSTTGDGEPPDNALQFVKRIKKRTLSPDHYKHLLYALLALGDTNYANFCNCGKTIERRLRELGAKQFYPTGYADDGVGLELVIDPWLKGLWNSIKDTLSKMASDRTVQLKEDSAKEIPESSLPDVQLNLLSIADKQICEPDSKYSSSLAISDVRPASASTVSSSAPKTQACSEGVPQVSLAASLTSSLPPLSESSLNVPSLPPPYLDVALQEADAVEQAVERLSKETCNEVPISKAVQLSKGDSVKTALLLELDISAFPSMTYHPGDSFDVFCPNVAEEVDHLLHRLGLQDQKNHRVQISLKHNTKKRGAQVPPHIPENVSLLFLLTWCLEIRSVPKKAFLRALVEHTSDSAQKRRLQELCSKQGAADYNLYVRDPSLSVSELLTAFPSCSPSLSLLIELLPKLQPRPYSAASSHLRHPEKLRFVFNVVEFPACSGRPTGRRGLCTGWLFDLVNPGLVFPEKAELALPKIHVSLRPSCSFRPPSDPSLPFIMIGPGTGVAPFIGFLQQREEEKKENPEAKFGETWLFFGCRYRNKDYLFREELENFVSSGTLNHLKVCFSREDRKDEEEPPSAAQPRYVQHNLLLCCRQVTDILLRQDGYIYVCGDAKNMAKDVNETLVEMIKTELQVDQLEAMKTLAGLREQKRYLQDIWA
- the mtrr gene encoding methionine synthase reductase isoform X2, translated to MPLEVKPRFVVLYGSQKGQAQSIAEGIAEEAEEHGLVADLCCLNQNDKYNLEKERAPVVFVVSTTGDGEPPDNALQFVKRIKKRTLSPDHYKHLLYALLALGDTNYANFCNCGKTIERRLRELGAKQFYPTGYADDGVGLELVIDPWLKGLWNSIKDTLSKMASDRTVQLKEDSAKEIPESSLPDVQLNLLSIADKQISPKTQACSEGVPQVSLAASLTSSLPPLSESSLNVPSLPPPYLDVALQEADAVEQAVERLSKETCNEVPISKAVQLSKGDSVKTALLLELDISAFPSMTYHPGDSFDVFCPNVAEEVDHLLHRLGLQDQKNHRVQISLKHNTKKRGAQVPPHIPENVSLLFLLTWCLEIRSVPKKAFLRALVEHTSDSAQKRRLQELCSKQGAADYNLYVRDPSLSVSELLTAFPSCSPSLSLLIELLPKLQPRPYSAASSHLRHPEKLRFVFNVVEFPACSGRPTGRRGLCTGWLFDLVNPGLVFPEKAELALPKIHVSLRPSCSFRPPSDPSLPFIMIGPGTGVAPFIGFLQQREEEKKENPEAKFGETWLFFGCRYRNKDYLFREELENFVSSGTLNHLKVCFSREDRKDEEEPPSAAQPRYVQHNLLLCCRQVTDILLRQDGYIYVCGDAKNMAKDVNETLVEMIKTELQVDQLEAMKTLAGLREQKRYLQDIWA
- the cct5 gene encoding T-complex protein 1 subunit epsilon, whose product is MSTLGTLAFDEYGRPFIIIKDQDKKTRLTGIDALKSHIMAAKAVASTLKTSLGPNGLDKMMVDKDGEVTVTNDGATILSMMDVDHQIAKLMVELSKSQDDEIGDGTTGVVVLAGALLEQAEQLVDRGIHPIRISDGYDQAARIAIETLDKMAESFPCDPNNTEPLIQTAMTTLGSKVINRCHRQMAEIAVNAILTVADMGRKDVDFELIKVEGKVGGKLEDTQLIKGVVVDKEFSHPQMPKALNDAKIAILTCPFEPPKPKTKHKLDVTSVEDYKALQKYEKEKFEEMIQQVKSTGANLAICQWGFDDEANHLLLQNELPAVRWVGGPEIELIAIATGGRIVPRFSELTPEKLGTAGLVKEISFGTTKDHMLVITECKNTRAVTIFIRGGNKMIIEEAKRALHDALCVIRNLVRDNRVVYGGGASEIACALAVNQAADKCPSLEQYAMRSFADALEVIPMALAENSGLSPIQTMTEVRARQVKDNNPFLGIDCLHKNTNDMKQQHVIETLIGKKQQILLATQVVKMILKIDDIRNPGESED